GGGAACAAGCAGACAGGAGGAGACTTGGACTTTCCAGAGCATGTCCTATACCTACACCCTCCATTTTCTCCCATCTctgggctgggcaggggtggggaattCTGTAACAGGTAGtaaaatgtttgaaaagtgaTTTACTTCTCCCCTCCTGGTTAAAAACCCATAAGGATGCACATTTTCGTAAGGACATCAGGCAGGATTGTGTGACCAATGCCACCTTCCATTTACCAGCAAGAGTCCCACACTGTTTCCCGAACTCCATGTTTTGAAGTTTAGCAGCCACCTTGGCTTACTCCCATTTCCTAGAGCTTAGAACTGCTCAGTTGCTATTAGTCATGGTCTGACCACAGAGTAATAAATATGTCATGTTCTTGATTGTCTTtcacattctcattttaaaaagctatcaGTCTCTTAGTTTGGACAAGTTCTCAGGTTAActgagcaagtcacttcactCTAGTCTTAGATTCCTCTTCCACAAAACAAGGAGCTCTACAATATCTTCCAAATCTCATATTTTATGATTATGCACATCTTAAAGAAGTATTTCTAAAGAATGCTTTGAAAAGATTAGAGGAAAATGATATGAAACTGTAGAGTTATAGGAGCCTTTGCAATGCCTTCCTACTTAGCCTAGTTCATCCCTTCATTATTTCCATCTCCCACAGGTGTGTAGACCACGCTCCAACTCTTAAGCTGTGGATGGCAGCCATGAAGAAGGATCCCACAGTATCATCTCTCCTCACTGACGTGAAGACCTTTCAAGGTTTCTTCAACCTCTACTTGCAGAACAGCCCTGAGGCTTATGACTATGGACTCTGATGGGGACGAGTCAGCAATGAAGACATAGCTGATACTTTCCTTCACTAATATGAATAATACCATGGTTTTATTTTACCACGTGCTCTCATGTCTTACTGAATCACCTCTGATTTGACACCAAATTTGGCCATACTGTGGGCTTTCCTCAAGGCCCTCCTGCAGCAATATAAACACATTTCCTGTCTCAGGGTGTTCATATGACTCTAAGGGTTCTATCACACTCCATGCTGAAAATTTCTAAGTCACCTCTAGTGAGAGCTGGAAGTCAATCTGGATTTTTAACTGCCCATAGGACATTTCCAAATAGATACTGTGTTGTCATTGCAAGAGATGCCCTTTAAAGTTTGTCTTCTAGGTTCTGAGTTAAGAACTTCTCAATTCCTCATTCTTTCATTTCCATGTCTGACTCAGTTTCATGCCTTTTATACAACAGTAATAACTGCTGTTGCCACTGAAGTCCAGACCCACATTAACTTCAAAGCCAAGTGACTAGGTGGTCTCCTATTGGCTCTCTCAGGCTTCAGTCACTAACCCTTTCAAAATCCTTCCTACCAAATCCTATGCTGCCCAGCACAAAAGGTGTTCCATGTATATAACTAAATGCTGAGAAGGCCACATCCATTCTAAAGCTGGATGAGTAATTCAGAAATACTAATGTCTTTATACACTTCCATAGCTCATTGGGCTTCTTACTATTCACTTTCTATCATCACATTACCTCCATGAGAAAGTAGGTCCGGAGAGCATCATTTCATTCTACAGATGATTCAATTAAAGTCCTGAGGTTAACTGAAGTCTTAAGATGCTGGAGGAAAGTGCTGGAGAACATACCCAGTACAGGGCTCTTATATCAGAACTAGGGAGCGGTTTCGACCTGCCCTCATACTCTTAAAAGAGCGCCTAGCAATCCCCTAAGGCTCACCCCTGGATTTCCGATTCGGTAGGTCCGGGTGGGCCCAGGAGTACATATATGAAATGGGTCTTTCGTCCTATGGTGATGCAGGCGACCTGGGGGCCGCACCCTAGGAGGCAGAAGCGAACTGACTGACTTCACAAAAGGTCTCCAGCCGCCCACCTCCGCCGCCACCAATGCCCACGCTCCGAGCTGACTCATCTTTGCTGCCGTCCGCCTGCCCCACCCAACAAGCCCGGGTCCGCTGCGGGCGGACTTCAGTCGGATGTAGACCCGGGCGCTGAGGTGCCACGACCAGCCACTATTCGGCTTCCACTTTGGCCAGCCACATACCCGTTGGGATCCAAGATTCCGGTACCCAGGAGCCTGTAACGCGGCCGCCCATTAGCTCAGCTTTCCACCGGAGCGCTTCCAAAGGCTTGGCGGATTGGTGAAGCTCCGGGCGCCGCAGCCAATTGGCGGATAGAGTCGCGTTCTAAGGGGCGGGTTCCGCCTGTGCCCCGCCTCTCTCTCCGACCCgcccccccctcctcccccagctccatATCCGGTCCCGTTTGCCGCGCGCCGGGAGGTGCCTCGGGGGCGTCTATCATTTTGCATGCACCGGGTGGGTTGCTTGGCCCTGCGTAGCATTGAAGGGGAGAGGGGTTTGAGGTCAATTCTGAAACTTGAGATTTTTTCATGAATTTGGGGACCCAGAATGGGATTGCCGATTTTTAATTTTGCCTAACACTTTTAGACGAAAGCCCAACTACGGAAGCCCAACTGTCTTCACGAAAGTTTCATCAaagattttaacattaaaaaaaaaaaagctactctGAGAATAAGAAACAGGTCTTTAAAGCGAATACCTTTAACTTAAAGGGGGGAAAAGTCCTAAATCTAGGCCCATTTGCAAAAGAGCCTTTTCCCTcacttgtctaactctttgaacTTGGTGAACAATAGTGGAACTCTCAGTAACATAATCTGTCATGTAAATCAAGCTTCTGAAACATTAAGAGGAATGTCTTCCAAGTTCTTCCACTATCCGAGATTAGTATgacaaaataactttgaaaaattgCAAAATGCAAACCCCATTTCCTCTCCTCAAAACAGAGACTCATGTAAATAGAGTGAAAAGATTATTTCTGTGGTGGcacttttttttcctagaaagctTAAGACATCTTCACCCAGGACTGAAGATCTCCACATTTTCAAAACAGATTCCATCATATTTCAAGTCTCTGGAAACCAATTTGGAGTAGGTTTAATGTAGCCCAATTACCATTTATTCCTTGCTTGAGTGACTCAGTATAATAGAGGTGTAAACATGATATAATAACAAACAAGGGAAATTTACAAAGAGGATTTCCAAGCGGTACTTACTGAGTCTCAATGAGAAAATAGGGTTAAACTTAAATGTCACAATTAAAACCTTTCTAGGGTAACCATATTGTTCAGTGGTAAGattaaaaactgaaatgtaaCCTGCAGCATTCAGCCCATTCAATTGTTGTTAAATAGGTAACTGGTGAAATAAGCGTTCTGAGTTGAACTTTAATTCTGATGTGCAAGGCAAAGCTCAATCGCAGtgcattttatctttttggaTATAAAATCAGAATGTACTATACTATCAAAAATGTGTCCTTATTCACTAGGATTAATCATTAATTTTGAAGTAGACTAAACTCTTACTAAGGATATCCTCTTACTGAGGATAGCCACCTGAACAATTGCATTTGATACTCAAAACCCATCGAGTAGGTACTTCGTGTTCTCATTTAACAGGTGAGGAAGATGAAGATCATAGAGGTTAGATAGCTTGCCTAAGTGCCAAGGTCAGGGTTTGAATATAGTGCCAAGTGAGAACCTTGACAATATTCCTTCCCTTCAGAGGAAAAACATTCCACTCCTTTGTCCATTCTCCCCTGACTACATCAAATAGACCTTCACCCCATGACTTCCCATATATTAATACAagtatacagttgacccttgcacaacatgggtttgatttgCAAGGGTCCATGGATACCTGGATTTTTTTCACTGAATATATGCTACAGTACTACATggtctgcagttggttgaatctgcaggtgTAGAAGCACAGATGTGAAGGGCTGACAGTGGAGGACCAGTGCCCTAAAGTCTctagttgttcaagggtcagctgtatttttaataaacaatatTTACCAGCTCTCAGAGTTGGTTTTATTGAAAAGGTGGGAATAAGGGGACACAACATGAAAATACATTCTCTTCTAGTGTAGTAGAAAGATGGACCCAGGAACCTTTTACTTTTCCAATGGAATCCTCAGCTTGGTTGCTAATCCAGTCATCATCAGTGTATACCAGGGATGGGCAAACTAAAGCCAGAGGGTCAAGCCAAGCCCACTGCTCATTTCTTTGCAGTTCAAGAGCTAAGAATAGTTAGGGGAAAACATTTCAGTGAAGAAGTATAATTTATAACATGTGAAAACTACATGAAATTCACCAACAGTGAGTCCTAATGCAAActagactttgggtgataatgatgtttCAATATAGATCCATTGATTGTAAGAAGTGTACCACCCTGATCCAGGATGTTGAtggggaggctatgcatgtgtggggaTAGGTTGGTAGGAAACATCTCTATATTCTGCtaaatttttctgtgaacctgCTCTAAAAAGTAGTCTGTTAAAATATACCTGTATATGAAATTCAAACTTACTATTCATAAACAGTggtttattggaacacagccatgcccatttatttacatattatctatGGCTATTTTCACCTTACGAGGGTAGAGTTTAGTAGCTGAGACAAGATGGCTTGAGAAGTCTAAAATGTTTACTGTCTTGACcttaacagaaaaagtttgcccaTCTCTGATATAGATTAAGATTCTAGATGGAGTGACTTGCCATGGAAATCAAACTTCCAGGCTTCATAAACCTCCTTCCACCTCTTACTAGTTATCAGGCTTTGGTCAAGTGACTTAACCTTGCTAGTCTCAGtttacttatcttttaaaatgaggtAAGAGAATCCTTGTAGGATTATTTTAAGGATTTAGTGAGTTAATACACATAAAGCATTAAATACATGTTAGTATAATTTACTTTGAATTTAGAGAGTTTCACATTCCTCATATGGCCTTTCCCTTTAGAATCTGTTTATATGAAAGTCAACTATTTGAAATACTATACTTCCTTTATGTGAGTGTCACATTTACCTgatcaggactaatttccttgtCTACCAGAAGCTCTCACATGACATGGGTATGttgactgtttcttttttatgtaccggtcagttcattttagttcagtcgctcaactctttacgactccatgaactgcagcatgccaggcctccctgtccatcaccaactcccagagtttactcaaacttatgtccattaagtcggtgatgccatccaaccatctcatcctctgttgtctccttctcctcctgccctcaatctttcccagcatcagggtcttttcaaatgagtcagctcttcacatcaggtggccaaagtgttggagttgcagtttagcatcagtccttccaatgaatattcaggactgacttcctttaggattgactattttgatctccttgcaatccaaggtgctctcaagagtcttctgcaacaccacaattcaaaagcatcaattcttcggtgctcagctctctttatagtccaactttcacatgcatacatgactactggaaaatccatagccttgattagacagacctttgttgacaaagtaatgtctctgctttttaatatgctgtctaggttggtcataactttccttccaaggagtaagcgtcttttaatttcatggctccaatcaccatctgcagtgattcaggGTCAGAGCAAAGGCTAGTTAACCCCTTTATCTCATGTAGATGAAAGAGCTATCCAAGTGACCTCTGTATTGCTGGGCTGTTGGCAGTATGTCCTTAGTAATTAAAAAGGGTCTGCTCTGAAATGTATACTGGGAGTTGAAGAGAGTGCACAGATTTGTCTCTGCCTCTAGATATCTGGTTTCCTATTCATTACCAGTTTTTCAGAACTTGAGTAAAATCTCATAAATAAGGCTGGAACTAGAGTAGTGAGGACATAAAATTAAAGGAGACACTTTAGGGTCATGCAAGATCTTAACACTAAGTTTTTCTTCTTATCTGCtagatgatgaaaaagtttggccttattttataatttatttaggctgggtcttcattgctgcatagaTGGCAAGCAGGGGGTTACTCTTTATTTGCTGTACCTGGGCTTCTCATCGATGCGGCCTCTCCTTGCCAagcacaggctctcgggcacatggactcagtagttgtggttcccaggctctatggcacaggcttaatagttgtggcacatgagctcagtTGCTTCTgggtatatgggatcttccctgatcagagatccaAGTCCtgtcccactgagccaccagggaaatccttggcCTTATTTTAAGATAAAGTACACTCATGGACAGGAGGGAGGGcttagaatgagaaagaaaacgtTAGTGTCACCCTGGTCAGTTTGTATTAAACTCCCTTGGAGTAAGTGAAATTCACATGCCTGTTCTTCACAGATTCTTGATGCAGAGAAAAGACCGCGCAGGATGTTGTGAGTTCAAAGCAAGGGGTACttttcaggtttgtttgtttttcccactCCTGCTACACTGGCTTCTGAATCTGGGGCTCTGTCTCCTCAGGTTGAATTATCTTAGCTGCCGTCCTGGATCACTTCCCTACCACCCCGACACGGCCCTGTTGCTCCAAAGTTGCATTTGGAGCCAGCGGGGCGCGCCGGAACGTTGCTGTCCTTGGAGCCTGCGCCGGCGGCAGCAAGCCTCACGGCAAAGACTGTGAGCGTTGGTCGTTGCGCAGACGCCGGGAGAGCATGACTGACGACGCGACCAGGACCTTGGGGAAAGGTGAGTCCTCTTGACAGTTGTCCGCGGGCTGGGGGTGCCGGCTGGCTGGATGTTGGCTCTGGAGAGGCGGTTGCCGGTCCTTGGCTCGCCGATCAGCGCAGCGGCGAGGAGGATCGCGGTTCCTCCGCAAAAAAGACgcgtgcagaaaaaaaaaaaaaaaaggtgtcctcTCTGGGGCCCGGGAGGCGGAGGACCGCGGCCCTCGTGGGGTCCTGGGAAGGCGAGTGAGCCCCTCTCCACACAGAGCTAATCCGCGTCCCCGTCCCCCCTCCACCCGCAGGGAGCATCCCCCCAGGGCCGGTCCCTGAAGGCGTAATCCGCCTCTACAGCATGAGGTTCTGTCCGTACGCGCACAGGACGCGCCTGGTCCTCCGGGCCAAAGGCATCAGGTGAGCGGTGGGAGGCCCCATAGGTTCACCATCCGGGGGTCCCCGCTTAGGTGTCACAGGCTGTCTGTCACTTTCTTCTGAGACGAAGTCAATAAACGGTTAGCAgagggcaggtgggttcttgagtGGGCCATCCTGAAATGCAGAATCAGGTCTCTGCAGGAAACTGTTAGGACCACTCGGAGTAAACTGAATGATGCTCTGGTGAGCTGGGTTTCTTCCCTAAAGTTTGTGAAAGAGCGGACCGCGGAGGCTACCGAGGCCTTCTCTGACAGCTCTATGAAATGCAGCCCAGACCCCACCCCAGCTGTATTCAGGTCAGTTCTGTTCCCTTTATTGCACTAACAACGTTTCCTTACTTATCTGTTTTTCCTCCACACTCCCCAGCCTCACTTCCAttgcccctcccccaacacccaCACACctgtactcacacacacactcacacacactgtctctctctctctctcacacacacacacacacaaatgtatgtTCTTGAAGGCAGGGACTTTTTCTTATTCATGGGCTAGAAGAGAACCTGGCCAATAATAGGCACTTAAAACTAcgttttgaatgaatgaacaaatagtttcaaacaaagaaatagaaaggacTGCTATCAAGAGGTTTCCCACACACCTGAAAAATGGgggcacactggtcatagaagtAATTTTGCAAGACGAGCTCCTGCAAAGCAGGTCTGGATTTTGAAGGCAGAGCAACTTTACTGGAATGGGGGAGGCTGCAGGGAGCCAGCTCAAAACTAAAGTGTTACTTCAGCCTCCAGTGTGTATCATTAGGGGATGACTTTGGAGTTTTGTGTTATAGAGACGCAGAGACTGTTacagagactttaaaaaaaaattatataattctgCTCTGTGGAGTGTCTATGGCTTTTTCCAGGTTATTCCCTCTTGCTCAATTCTAGTTGGCCcaaagtttacttttttaaataaaaaagaaaaataacaatagatTGATGTTTTACCCACAGTGATGAAGTGGCAGCTTGAGAATTGATGGAAGTCCTTCTTTAGGGCAGAGTTTCTCACCCTTGGCACTGCTGACATTTGGGGCAGATGATTCCTGGCTTTGTGTGTTTGGTGAGGGGGGAGGAGCTGTTCTGTGTGTTGTTGGATATcttgcagcatccctggcctctgcccattaGGTGCCAGTAGAATCCCCCTCCCTCCAGTTGCGGCAAacaaaaaatgtctccagatatcaGATTTGTActttcaaactttaaaatgtaCTAAAATCTGTGGTGCCGTGGTTAAGCTTGTGAGCTCTGAGTCAGACTGCCTGGCCTTCCATCTTGGCTCTGCTACTTCCTGGTAGGTAATATTGGGCAAGAGATTGAACCACAAGGAGCCTTATCTCTCAGAAGGGATGTGTTAAATGATTTCTTTGCCTTCCTTTGTTTGCACCTCATCATGATTCCCTAGTTTATCTCATGGGAATCATGGAGAGTGAATGGGATAAGGCATAAAAAACATTGAACACATCCTACTGTTGAAGAATGATGttgttatgtatttttctttgtacaaacctcaatttaaaaaacttgttgcaaattttaattttatagattgATTGTTTCTGCTTTCAAGATGAGTgtctggggatttccctggcaatccagtggttaagactgtactTGCGCTGcgtggggcacaggtttgatccctgatctagaCACTAAGATCTTACAGGGGGTCTTTGTgcacttcagggaaaaaaaaaaaaaagatgagtgtCTGCCTAATCCTCTCATTTTTGTTCTGTCCTGTTTTCCCTTTGCTTTATAAGACATGAAGTTATCAACATTAACCTGAGAAACAAGCCTGAGTGGTACTTTACAAAGCATCCTTTTGGCCAAATTCCTGTCCTGGAGAACAGCAAATGTCAACTGATCTATGAGTCTGTCATCGCTTGTGAGTACCTGGATGACGCTTACCCTGGAAGGAAGCTGTACCCGTATGACCCTTACGAGCGAGCTCGCCAAAAGATGTTGTTGGAGCTATTCTATAAGgtatatccatttaaaaaaaaacaaaaacacttaacACTCTGTTTTACTTTGTATGTCTTTCTCAAACTCTAGtccattttaaaagtcaaatcatTGGTGAAATTGATTTGTTTTAATACCTGTGTGTGCCTTAGGAGGATAACTCATGTGGAATTATAGTAAAACTGTGACCTCTGATATTAAAGGTTAAAGTCTTTGCCAATAACTACTTTTCCAGTGGAACGAGCAGTCTCAAGAGTTATGATTATGGCATAGTTATGACTGTGTAACTTGAGACAAGGAATATTGAAAGAGTGGAAAACTAGTGATACTTTGAAGGAGCTATTTCCAAGGTCTCAGGTGAAAAAAATATCGGGGTGTGAAAAAGGTAATGCACAGAAGGAGATTGCCCTTTATGGGGAACAGGAGTGCCGACTGCCCAGGAAatgtgaagaagagagaaaaggacacAGCTGTTGATTTTGGGAGAGAATGTGATGGAGAAATTTTatgatagctttttttttaaagaaacataaatgACTCAATGATATTAGTGACTGATGTCTACTGAGCCCTAGCCATGTGCCAAGCATGGTTCTAACTATTTTATACACGTCAATCTGTTTGATCCCCATCACTGCCCTCATCAGGTCCCACCCTTTAAGGTGGGTACTATTCTTGTGTCCATTcttcagatgagaacactgaggcttaAAGAAGGAAAATGCCCCACCTAAGATTGTACAGTATGGAAATAGCTGAACAAGTAAGGTGTACCAAAGAGCCCCCTTTAAAGCACCTTGTTTACCAGAGTGCTGTGACAAGTGGATTCCTGAAACCATAGAGATGGCCATCAGGTGGCACTGTTGACAGAGTGACAGAGCTCTGGCTGCACTGTCAGGCAGAGCAGGAGCACGGAGTGCCCTCGGACTTCTCTGCTCAGAACCTGTGTCCTCCGATCAGGTCCCACATTTGACCAAGGAGTGTCTGGTAGCATTGAGATGCGGGAGAGACTGCGGTGATCTGAAGCTGGCCCTGCGTCAGGAGTTCTGCAACCTGGAAGAGGTAAAAACGGGGCCCTCTCCTGGCCAGATGTGGTGGATAAAGTGATGCAGGTCCACACCCTGGTCACCCTGACACCCTCCGCTTTCACGGACTTATATACTTCTCCTGTCAGACTTTGATAAATTCAACTACTGGTCATCTAACTTGTAGGTACTTGCGCTCCACTGACCTCCTCTggaatttttcttgaaaatatgcCTAGGGGTAGGGGAGGGCATGTGATGAACTTGTTCCTTTCCCAGAATCACCACATTCCTGACCTATCTCTGCACGGATTCTGTAGCTTCTGCTTAGGAGTCCAGGGTCAATATTGGTTAGGGATTGTGTTTGGCTTCTAGtattgaaggcaatggcaccccactccagtactcttgcctggaaaatcccatggacggaggagcctggtgggctgcagtccatggggtcgctagaagtcagacatggctgagcgacttcactttcacttttcactttcatgcattggagaaggaaatggcaacccactccagtgttcttgcctggagaatcccagggatgggggagcctg
The window above is part of the Bos javanicus breed banteng chromosome 26, ARS-OSU_banteng_1.0, whole genome shotgun sequence genome. Proteins encoded here:
- the GSTO2 gene encoding glutathione S-transferase omega-2, translating into MTDDATRTLGKGSIPPGPVPEGVIRLYSMRFCPYAHRTRLVLRAKGIRHEVININLRNKPEWYFTKHPFGQIPVLENSKCQLIYESVIACEYLDDAYPGRKLYPYDPYERARQKMLLELFYKVPHLTKECLVALRCGRDCGDLKLALRQEFCNLEEILGYQNTVFFGGDCISMIDYLFWPWFERLEVYGIADCVNHTPALRLWIAAMKQDPTVCSLLTDKNTFLGFLNLYFQNNPGAFDYGLSC